The sequence CATCGAAACGCCCGACCACCATATTCAAGGCTTCGTTGTCTTCTCGGGCACGGGCGACCGTCTGGAAATCAGGCCGGTGCACCGCACGCGCCAGAACTATGAGGGGCGTTTGATCTTCGAAGGGACGGCACGGCTTGGCGGGGACAGTTTTGCGTGCAGGACGCGTCCGCCGGCATCCCAGGCCGTGGTGCAGTTCGCGTCGGGCAACGCGGACAGCGCCCTCAACGATTCCGTGTATGACGGCACTTCCGACACGCTGCTGCGTTTCGATGCGCGCGGCGCCGGGCCGAGGCTCAGCACGATGGAAGGCGGTTTCGGCGTATGGTGGTGCGCGCCGATTCACGTTCCGGATGAATCGGCGGTTGTCATCGAAGTGGCTCGAAATTATTACCGCGAGCGCTGGGTTCCGTTTTTCACGCCCGTGAACCGGGACCGGTGTCCGGCGCCGCCCACGGGCTGGATGTCGTGGAACGTGTACTTCGATACGGCTGGCGAAGAGGAAAATCTTGCCGAAGCGCGCGTGGGGGCGGAGCAGCTCAAGCCGTTCGGCCTTGCGATCTGGCACATCGAATCGTGGCAGGACAACAGCGCCCAGTTGCCCGTGAGCAATTTCTCGAACCTCAACCTGAAACCGTCTCTGGAGAAGTTTCCGCATGGCATGAAATGGCTCGCTGAAGAAATCCGGAAGCTGGGGTTTGTGCCGGGTATCTGGACGGTTCCCTTCGGGACGGGTAACGCGGAGTTCTACGAAGCTCACAAGGAGTGGTTTCTGCACAACCCTGACGGCACGCCCATGTCAAACTGGTCGGGCACGTACGTGCTGGACCCGTCCCAGGAGGCGGTGCGCGCGCATATGGAAGAAATGCACCGGGTCATGTCCCAGGAGTGGGGGTACGAATACTTCAAGATCGACGGGATGTCGGGAGCGAACCGGGGATACTCAGCCCATTTCTATGAAATGCCTGATGTGCGGGCGGCGTTCAAGAATCCCGAGGTCGAAGGGCCGTTCAGGCTATGCGTTGAGGCCCTGCGCAGGGGTATTGGAGACCATGCCGTCTGGCTGGCGTGCCAGGGCCACTACTCGGGACCCGAGGCGGCCTGCGCCGATGCGGGACGCACCGGGTCGGACATCGTCCACTGGCGCAAGCCTCCCGGCTGGAACAATTATCTCGACCAGGCCCGGATCACCTTGAATCAGATTTTCGTGAACAACATTCTCTGGTGGTGCGATCCGGACACGCTGCTGGTCGGCGAAGCGCCTATCGAAATGGCGCGCCTCGCGACTGCCGTGGTGGCTTTGCCCGGGCAAATGATGTTCGCGGGCGACAAACTCGCCGAGCTGACGCCCGAACGCATGCGGCTGCTGCAACAGGCACTGCCCGTGTGCGATGTGCGGCCCCTCGACTTGTATCCCATCTATGAGCTGGTTCCCGTGTGGGACCTCAAGATCAAACGGCCTTTCGGAGAATGGGACGTTGTGTCGCTCTTCAATTTCGGTGAGGAGGCCCGAACCATCGAAACAGGCATCGAAACCCTGGGCCTTGCCGAGGGCAGCTACATCTTCTACGATTTCTGGACGGGCCAGTGGGGCGAAACTTCCGAGAAACTCGGCCGCGAGTTGCCTCCGCACAGCAACGCGTTGCTGGCTGTTCATCGGGCGGCGGCACATCCCCAGTTTCTCAGCACCGATCGCCACATCACACAGGGCGGGGTCAGCCTCGAAGCCCTCGAATGGGACGACGCGTCGAAGACATTGTCCGGCACAGCGCGTGTGGTCGGCGGCTTTCCAGACAAGCTGGTCTTCCGCGTGCCGGACGGGTATTCGCTAACCGCGGCGACAGCGAATGGCGCGGCAATCAGCCACGGCATGTCTGCCACGGGACTACTTGAGATAACCTTAGCGGGCGAAGAGTCGCATTCGGTTGCGTGGTCGCTGCGGTTTGAGTGAGGCGGGCACCTCCACGTGCGCAGGTTTCTGCCTCAAGGGGGCGTATTCCCGCGCGGAATGGTCTCCCGCTCACTCGTAACAATGCGTGGGCATCCGCGGGAGCACGCTTCCGAAAGTCTCCGCGGACAAGCGCGTCACCGGGAAGTAGTCGGAGTTGTTGTAATACGAGTACTTGACGAACTCGACGTGCCCGTCCATATGCAGTACGTTGGCGCCGTATGGCACGTGCCCGAACTGGGACTCGTTGAGGGGGATGCGGTCCCACATCACGGGAATGGTGCTCTGGCCGGCGGTGTCCGGGCGGCTCGAGTTTGCCCACACCGGCACGGGTAAGGCCAGATCATTTCGGGCGAAGGCCGCGAAGGGCAGATAGTGGTATGCCTCGAACAGCGCCAGGGCCTGTTCGTCGCTTACGAGCGCATATCCCGTGTAGATGTAGTAGAGCGACGACACGCATTCGGGCCGCTCGAATCGCAAATGGATCAGGCTGCTGGGACAGACCAGGACGCTCAGGTCCGTCAAGTACTCGGGATAGAGCGCGCTCATGTCGAACATCCAGTTGTTGGGAATTGGACTCAGGGGCGGAAACGTGGCCCCTTTGCTCTCGTTGGCAAACATCTTCATCACCATGCCGAGTTGCTTGAGGTTGCTCGCGCAGGACGCATGTCTCGAAGCTTCCCGGGCTCTGGGCAAAGCAGCCATGAGGAGCGCGGCGCCGATGAAAACCAAAACCAGGATGACGGCCCATTCCCACAGCCGGAGTTGAAGTTTCATGGCAGTTCT comes from Candidatus Hydrogenedentota bacterium and encodes:
- a CDS encoding alpha-galactosidase, with product FELSEQGQAVAWQVVAPRDGITTRLAIETPDHHIQGFVVFSGTGDRLEIRPVHRTRQNYEGRLIFEGTARLGGDSFACRTRPPASQAVVQFASGNADSALNDSVYDGTSDTLLRFDARGAGPRLSTMEGGFGVWWCAPIHVPDESAVVIEVARNYYRERWVPFFTPVNRDRCPAPPTGWMSWNVYFDTAGEEENLAEARVGAEQLKPFGLAIWHIESWQDNSAQLPVSNFSNLNLKPSLEKFPHGMKWLAEEIRKLGFVPGIWTVPFGTGNAEFYEAHKEWFLHNPDGTPMSNWSGTYVLDPSQEAVRAHMEEMHRVMSQEWGYEYFKIDGMSGANRGYSAHFYEMPDVRAAFKNPEVEGPFRLCVEALRRGIGDHAVWLACQGHYSGPEAACADAGRTGSDIVHWRKPPGWNNYLDQARITLNQIFVNNILWWCDPDTLLVGEAPIEMARLATAVVALPGQMMFAGDKLAELTPERMRLLQQALPVCDVRPLDLYPIYELVPVWDLKIKRPFGEWDVVSLFNFGEEARTIETGIETLGLAEGSYIFYDFWTGQWGETSEKLGRELPPHSNALLAVHRAAAHPQFLSTDRHITQGGVSLEALEWDDASKTLSGTARVVGGFPDKLVFRVPDGYSLTAATANGAAISHGMSATGLLEITLAGEESHSVAWSLRFE